The following proteins come from a genomic window of Myroides odoratus DSM 2801:
- the ftsY gene encoding signal recognition particle-docking protein FtsY, whose protein sequence is MSFFKRIFSSEKKETLDKGLEKSKTSFFSKLTKAVAGKSKVDDDVLDNLEEVLVTSDVGVNTTLKIIERIEARVTRDKYVGTEELNQILREEIASLLSETALGESTEFEIPKDKKPYVIMVVGVNGAGKTTTIGKLAYQFKKAGLNVVLGAADTFRAAAIDQLQVWADRVGVPIVRQQMGSDPASVAFDTLQSAVTQGADVVIIDTAGRLHNKVNLMNELSKVKRVMQKVIPDAPHDVMLVLDGSTGQNAFEQAKQFTAATEVTSLAVTKLDGTAKGGVVIGISDEFRIPVRYIGVGEGIEDLQVFNKYEFVDSFFK, encoded by the coding sequence ATGAGTTTTTTTAAAAGAATATTTTCTTCAGAAAAAAAGGAAACTTTAGATAAGGGATTAGAGAAATCTAAAACGTCTTTCTTCTCTAAATTAACCAAAGCAGTAGCCGGGAAATCTAAGGTAGACGACGATGTTTTAGATAATCTAGAAGAGGTATTAGTTACTTCTGATGTTGGAGTAAATACAACATTAAAGATTATTGAGCGCATTGAAGCAAGAGTTACCCGTGATAAATACGTTGGAACAGAGGAATTAAATCAAATCTTAAGAGAAGAAATCGCAAGTTTGTTGTCTGAAACGGCTTTGGGTGAATCGACAGAATTTGAAATTCCAAAAGATAAAAAACCATATGTTATTATGGTTGTTGGAGTAAATGGTGCTGGAAAGACGACGACCATCGGAAAATTAGCTTATCAATTTAAAAAAGCGGGATTGAATGTGGTTTTAGGTGCAGCAGATACGTTTAGAGCAGCTGCCATTGATCAATTACAAGTTTGGGCTGATCGCGTAGGTGTGCCTATCGTTCGCCAGCAAATGGGAAGTGATCCTGCATCTGTAGCATTTGATACGTTACAATCCGCTGTAACGCAAGGAGCCGATGTTGTAATTATTGATACAGCAGGACGTTTGCACAATAAAGTGAATTTAATGAATGAGCTTTCTAAAGTGAAACGCGTAATGCAAAAAGTAATTCCAGATGCCCCTCATGATGTAATGTTGGTTTTAGATGGTTCTACTGGACAAAATGCGTTTGAGCAAGCCAAACAGTTTACTGCTGCAACAGAAGTTACTTCATTAGCTGTTACTAAATTAGACGGTACAGCAAAAGGAGGAGTGGTGATTGGTATTTCAGACGAATTTAGAATCCCTGTTCGCTACATTGGAGTAGGGGAAGGAATTGAAGATTTACAAGTGTTCAACAAATACGAATTCGTCGATTCGTTTTTTAAATAA
- a CDS encoding sulfite exporter TauE/SafE family protein, whose translation MISALIFGLVSSLHCIGMCGPIALMLPISQHNPVLKIRQMFTYHIGRIAAYSLLGVVFGLFGKGLFLAGFQQQLSIVVGIIMIVLALVPSNRIGNFNVLKPLYRFVNWIKSSLGKQFKKKSPKALFLIGFFNGFLPCGMVYVALFGALATQDVVMGMAYMALFGVGTIPLMSLVIYFKNLFSDGFRRGIMKYYPVVIVIIGMLFIIRGLGLNIPYLSPDTLNLFVRGDAMC comes from the coding sequence TTGATTTCGGCACTTATTTTTGGCTTAGTAAGTAGTCTGCATTGCATCGGTATGTGTGGACCCATTGCTTTAATGTTGCCAATTAGCCAACATAATCCAGTTTTAAAAATTAGGCAGATGTTCACCTATCACATAGGAAGAATAGCTGCCTATTCTTTATTAGGGGTTGTTTTTGGTTTGTTTGGTAAAGGTTTGTTTTTGGCAGGATTTCAACAACAGTTATCCATTGTTGTTGGGATTATCATGATTGTGTTGGCCCTTGTTCCATCCAATCGAATCGGTAATTTCAATGTGTTGAAACCGCTGTATCGCTTTGTAAACTGGATCAAATCTTCGCTGGGAAAACAGTTTAAAAAGAAGTCACCCAAAGCGTTATTTCTCATTGGTTTTTTTAATGGATTCTTACCTTGTGGAATGGTGTATGTCGCCCTATTTGGCGCTTTAGCAACACAAGATGTAGTAATGGGAATGGCTTATATGGCCTTATTTGGGGTAGGAACAATTCCCTTGATGAGTTTGGTGATTTATTTTAAAAATTTGTTCTCAGATGGATTCAGAAGGGGGATAATGAAATACTATCCCGTTGTTATTGTGATTATTGGAATGTTATTTATTATAAGAGGTTTGGGGTTAAACATCCCTTATTTATCCCCAGATACCTTGAATTTATTCGTGCGAGGGGATGCGATGTGTTAA
- a CDS encoding FixH family protein, with the protein MKFNFGTGIVIAIGLFMIFILQYVIRVQVDAKYDNQLVTENYYQQEVEVDSRREREMEALKLEEQVTIYSTSEGIKFTFPSSFDYNKIHGKIFLYRPSNQQLDFDTLISLSSSNLLIPNTNLVDGRWDIVVEWNYNDVSYRNVKQLTIK; encoded by the coding sequence ATGAAATTTAATTTTGGAACAGGAATCGTAATAGCTATAGGCTTATTTATGATATTCATTTTACAATATGTCATTCGCGTTCAAGTTGATGCGAAATACGATAATCAATTGGTAACGGAAAATTATTACCAACAAGAAGTTGAGGTGGATTCACGTCGTGAGAGAGAAATGGAAGCACTGAAACTCGAAGAACAAGTTACAATATACAGTACAAGCGAGGGAATTAAATTTACGTTCCCTTCTAGCTTTGACTATAACAAAATACATGGAAAAATATTCCTATACAGACCGTCTAACCAGCAATTAGACTTTGATACTCTCATATCATTGTCTTCTTCCAATTTGCTCATACCTAACACAAATCTGGTAGACGGTCGTTGGGATATTGTGGTTGAATGGAACTATAATGATGTATCTTATCGAAATGTAAAACAACTAACGATAAAGTAG
- the ccoG gene encoding cytochrome c oxidase accessory protein CcoG, translating to MENGNNESFRDSISTIDKDGKRAWIYPKKPSGPFYNKRKIVSYLLLIFLIAAPFIKINGNQLLLFNVIDRKFNIFGFPFWPQDFYLVVISMIIGVVFVTLFTVSFGRIFCGWICPQTIFMEMVFRRIEYWIDGDRGAQMRLDKQPWNAEKIRKRLLKWFIFFVISFIIANVFLSYIIGSDAVLLMVEDGPFVHMGNFIGLIIFTCAFYFVFTWFREQVCVIACPYGRLQGVLLDNKSIIVAYDHVRGESTNGRAKLKKNIDRKAEGFGDCIDCKQCVNVCPTGIDIRNGTQLECVNCTACIDECDFVMEKAGFPKGLIRYASEEEIVENKKYQFTPRQKGYTVVLSVLVVILIGLIFLRTDVEARVLRVAGKTFEHKGANISNVYTFKIMNKTMKDYDNLTFKVKKPEGAEVKMVGKDVIEVKKENYSEGVLFIEIPQKDLDGYSTKVTIEVYDGDRLIQTTKTNFLGPRLLN from the coding sequence ATGGAAAATGGAAATAATGAGAGTTTTAGAGACTCGATAAGTACCATTGACAAAGATGGTAAAAGAGCTTGGATTTATCCGAAAAAGCCATCTGGTCCATTCTACAACAAAAGAAAAATAGTTAGTTATTTACTGCTAATTTTTTTAATAGCTGCACCCTTCATAAAGATTAACGGAAATCAATTGTTGTTATTTAATGTTATTGACAGAAAATTCAACATTTTTGGCTTCCCATTTTGGCCACAAGATTTTTATTTGGTCGTAATTTCAATGATTATCGGTGTTGTTTTTGTAACCTTATTTACGGTTTCATTCGGTCGTATTTTCTGCGGTTGGATATGTCCGCAAACTATTTTTATGGAAATGGTTTTCAGGCGTATCGAATATTGGATTGACGGGGATAGAGGAGCGCAAATGAGATTAGACAAACAACCTTGGAATGCGGAGAAAATACGCAAGAGACTCTTGAAGTGGTTCATTTTCTTTGTGATTTCTTTTATCATTGCCAACGTTTTCTTATCCTATATTATCGGAAGTGACGCTGTGCTGTTAATGGTAGAAGATGGGCCATTTGTGCACATGGGGAATTTTATCGGTTTGATCATTTTTACCTGTGCTTTCTATTTTGTGTTCACTTGGTTTAGAGAACAAGTATGTGTGATTGCTTGTCCTTATGGACGTTTACAAGGGGTTTTACTCGATAATAAGTCCATTATTGTTGCTTATGACCACGTAAGAGGAGAAAGCACAAACGGAAGAGCAAAACTGAAAAAAAATATTGACAGAAAAGCAGAAGGTTTTGGTGATTGTATCGACTGTAAACAATGTGTGAACGTTTGTCCAACAGGAATTGATATTCGAAACGGTACGCAATTAGAATGTGTGAATTGTACGGCTTGTATTGACGAATGTGATTTCGTAATGGAAAAAGCAGGCTTCCCTAAAGGGTTAATTCGCTATGCGTCTGAAGAAGAAATTGTAGAGAATAAAAAATATCAGTTTACACCGAGACAAAAAGGATATACTGTGGTATTGTCTGTTTTAGTTGTCATCTTAATTGGACTGATATTCTTGAGAACGGATGTTGAAGCAAGAGTATTGCGTGTTGCAGGAAAAACGTTTGAACACAAAGGTGCGAATATCTCTAACGTGTACACGTTTAAGATTATGAACAAAACGATGAAAGACTACGATAATTTGACCTTCAAAGTGAAAAAACCAGAAGGTGCAGAAGTGAAAATGGTCGGTAAAGACGTCATCGAAGTTAAAAAAGAAAATTATAGCGAAGGGGTGCTGTTTATTGAAATTCCTCAAAAGGATCTCGATGGATATAGTACGAAAGTGACCATTGAGGTGTATGATGGAGATCGTTTAATTCAAACAACGAAAACCAACTTCTTAGGCCCGCGCTTATTGAATTAA
- the rpmB gene encoding 50S ribosomal protein L28: protein MSRVCEITGKRAMVGNNVSHAMNKTKRKFSVNLIKKRFYIAEEDRWVTLKLSTTALKTINKKGITAVLKEARVKGLVK from the coding sequence ATGTCAAGAGTTTGTGAAATTACCGGAAAGAGAGCGATGGTTGGAAACAACGTCTCTCACGCGATGAATAAAACTAAAAGAAAGTTTTCTGTAAACTTAATTAAAAAACGTTTTTACATTGCTGAAGAAGACAGATGGGTAACATTAAAATTGTCTACCACTGCATTAAAAACAATTAATAAGAAAGGTATTACTGCTGTTTTGAAAGAAGCAAGAGTAAAAGGATTAGTAAAATAA
- a CDS encoding competence/damage-inducible protein A, with the protein MRASIITIGDEILIGQIIDTNSNYLANYLDKLGFEIVEMLSIADSEEAIKEAMNRQLNRVDVVVITGGLGPTKDDLTKQVFCDFFDDVLVENEVVFAHVKALIEDYFKRPISELNRKQALVPSKATVLFNALGTAPGMMLQRDQTYFISLPGVPFEMKGIVEKELTPLLKERFTLRFNVHKTIVVYGIGESLLAEYLSEWEDNLPAAIQLAYLPSRGRVRLRLSSTGTDKLAIEQLLNEQIEMIPSLVKENIRAYDDLSRSDVVIEKLKAEGLTIACAESCTGGRLAILFSEKEGASAFFKGGVVTYATTSKIDVLGVKKETIETHSVVSEQVACEMAEQARQKFQSDIAVATTGNAGPSKGDSAAAVGTVYVGIASEKGTYAVKYELGQPREQVIERTISRALELVYKEILKK; encoded by the coding sequence ATGAGAGCAAGTATCATAACCATTGGCGATGAAATATTGATTGGGCAAATCATCGATACAAATTCTAACTATTTAGCCAATTATTTGGATAAACTGGGATTTGAAATTGTTGAAATGTTGTCAATTGCTGATTCGGAAGAAGCAATCAAAGAAGCGATGAACAGACAGTTGAATCGCGTCGATGTTGTGGTGATTACCGGAGGACTTGGTCCAACGAAAGACGATTTGACGAAACAGGTTTTTTGCGACTTTTTCGACGATGTTTTAGTTGAAAATGAAGTCGTATTTGCCCATGTTAAAGCGTTGATAGAAGACTATTTTAAGCGCCCTATATCGGAGCTGAATCGCAAGCAAGCCTTAGTGCCATCAAAAGCTACAGTCCTATTTAATGCATTGGGAACTGCACCTGGGATGATGCTACAACGCGATCAAACCTATTTCATTTCATTGCCAGGCGTGCCTTTTGAAATGAAAGGCATTGTGGAGAAAGAATTAACTCCGTTGTTAAAAGAGCGATTTACCTTGCGATTTAACGTACACAAAACAATTGTCGTTTATGGTATTGGAGAGAGTTTATTAGCTGAATATCTTTCGGAATGGGAAGATAATCTACCTGCAGCGATACAATTGGCTTATTTGCCAAGTAGAGGAAGAGTACGCCTGCGTTTATCTTCTACAGGAACAGACAAATTGGCGATTGAACAATTGCTAAACGAACAGATTGAAATGATCCCTTCGTTAGTGAAAGAAAACATTCGCGCTTATGACGATTTAAGTCGTTCGGATGTAGTGATTGAAAAATTAAAAGCAGAAGGGCTGACCATTGCTTGTGCAGAGAGTTGTACAGGTGGACGTTTAGCCATATTATTTAGTGAAAAAGAAGGCGCTTCGGCGTTTTTTAAAGGCGGTGTGGTAACGTATGCTACAACGTCTAAAATAGACGTATTAGGCGTTAAAAAAGAAACGATAGAAACGCATAGCGTCGTAAGTGAACAAGTTGCTTGCGAAATGGCTGAACAAGCCCGCCAAAAGTTTCAGTCGGATATTGCTGTTGCAACCACAGGAAATGCTGGACCTTCAAAAGGGGATTCTGCAGCAGCTGTAGGTACTGTATACGTAGGAATTGCCTCCGAAAAAGGCACCTACGCCGTAAAGTATGAATTAGGTCAACCTAGAGAACAAGTGATTGAACGTACAATTAGTAGGGCTTTAGAGTTGGTTTATAAGGAAATATTAAAAAAATAG
- a CDS encoding fumarylacetoacetate hydrolase family protein produces MKIICVGRNYVEHIAELNNERPDEPVLFIKPDSALLAKDFPFVIPDFSQDIHYEAEVVVKITKVGKYIEPKFAHKYYDEVSLGIDFTARDIQTKLKEKGLPWEKAKAFDNSAVVGTFIAKTEFESLVDLPFSFQQNGQAVQQATTAQMIWNIDELIAEVSKYFMLKKGDLIFTGTPAGVGKVNPGDILEGFLVDKKVFHLTVK; encoded by the coding sequence ATGAAAATTATCTGTGTAGGAAGAAATTATGTCGAGCATATCGCAGAATTAAACAACGAAAGACCAGATGAACCCGTATTGTTTATTAAGCCAGATTCAGCGCTGTTAGCGAAAGATTTTCCGTTTGTTATTCCAGATTTTTCTCAAGATATTCATTACGAAGCTGAAGTAGTGGTGAAAATTACGAAAGTAGGGAAGTACATTGAGCCTAAATTTGCACATAAATACTATGATGAAGTTTCGCTTGGAATTGACTTTACTGCTCGTGATATTCAAACGAAATTAAAAGAAAAAGGACTACCTTGGGAAAAGGCGAAAGCTTTTGATAATTCAGCTGTGGTAGGAACTTTTATTGCTAAAACAGAGTTTGAATCCTTGGTGGATTTACCTTTTTCGTTTCAACAAAATGGACAAGCTGTACAACAAGCAACTACGGCACAAATGATTTGGAACATCGATGAATTAATCGCCGAAGTTTCTAAGTATTTTATGCTGAAAAAAGGAGATTTGATTTTTACAGGTACGCCTGCTGGTGTGGGCAAAGTAAATCCTGGAGATATATTAGAAGGATTTTTAGTAGATAAGAAAGTTTTTCATTTAACTGTAAAATAA
- a CDS encoding 3'-5' exonuclease, producing the protein MELKLHRPICFFDLETTGVDVARDRIVEIAILKVFPNGNKESKTWLVNPERPIPEASSKIHGITDEKVANEPTFKELAPLVYQMIKDSDLAGFNSDRFDIPLLAEELLRAGVDFDLGNRVTVDIQTIFHKKEERTLSAAYKFYCNESLENAHSAAADTNATYEILKAQLDRYDDLENDMRALSEFTTRKKSVDFAGFIALNEDGQEVFTFGKHKGVLVDEVLENEPGYYGWIQNADFPLYTKKVLTALKLRKLNNKL; encoded by the coding sequence ATGGAGTTGAAATTACATAGACCTATTTGTTTTTTTGATTTAGAAACAACGGGAGTAGATGTTGCAAGGGATAGAATTGTAGAAATAGCTATTTTGAAAGTCTTTCCTAATGGAAATAAAGAAAGTAAAACCTGGTTGGTCAATCCAGAACGACCAATTCCAGAAGCATCTTCTAAAATCCATGGAATTACGGATGAGAAAGTAGCAAATGAACCTACATTCAAAGAATTAGCACCCTTGGTTTATCAGATGATTAAAGATTCGGATCTAGCTGGATTTAATTCCGATCGATTTGATATTCCTTTACTAGCGGAAGAACTACTACGTGCGGGCGTTGACTTTGATTTAGGTAATCGCGTGACAGTAGATATTCAAACCATATTCCACAAAAAAGAAGAACGCACCCTAAGTGCTGCATATAAATTTTACTGCAACGAAAGCTTGGAAAATGCACATTCAGCAGCAGCAGATACAAATGCAACCTATGAAATCTTAAAAGCACAATTGGATCGTTATGACGATTTAGAAAATGATATGCGTGCGTTGTCTGAATTTACAACAAGAAAGAAAAGCGTTGATTTTGCTGGCTTTATCGCTTTGAATGAAGACGGTCAAGAGGTTTTTACTTTTGGAAAACACAAAGGAGTCTTAGTAGACGAAGTGCTTGAAAATGAACCAGGATATTACGGATGGATTCAAAATGCAGATTTTCCGCTGTATACCAAAAAGGTTTTAACTGCTCTTAAGTTGAGAAAACTCAATAATAAACTATAA
- the rpmG gene encoding 50S ribosomal protein L33, with protein MAKKGNRIQVILECTEHKASGLPGTSRYITTKNKKNTPDRLEIKKFNPIMKKVTIHKEIK; from the coding sequence ATGGCAAAGAAAGGTAATAGAATCCAAGTAATCTTAGAGTGTACTGAACATAAAGCATCTGGTTTACCAGGTACTTCAAGATATATCACAACTAAGAACAAGAAAAACACACCTGATAGATTGGAAATTAAAAAATTCAACCCTATCATGAAAAAAGTAACAATTCATAAAGAAATTAAATAA
- a CDS encoding DUF4295 domain-containing protein, giving the protein MAKKTVATLRTSSKKLTKAIKMVRSPKTGAYTFVESVMAPDFVDEFLSKK; this is encoded by the coding sequence ATGGCAAAGAAAACCGTAGCTACTTTAAGAACATCTTCTAAGAAGTTGACTAAAGCAATTAAAATGGTTAGATCTCCAAAGACAGGTGCTTACACATTTGTTGAGTCTGTTATGGCTCCTGATTTTGTAGATGAATTCTTGAGTAAAAAGTAA
- a CDS encoding cytochrome-c peroxidase, with product MIIGCKKDKSNAFEFVQKGNSELFTQAQTFFQPISSVEVPALDSAKVALGKHLYFDTRLSKEGNISCNSCHNLNTYGVDNLAFSPGDDGSLGGRNSPTVFHAALHSMQFWDGRAKDVEEQAGGPILNPVEHNIKDEKELEERLRKVDLYKEMFAAVYQTDQQPITFKNITNAIGAFERTLMPASRFDAYLEGDRDALTAQEQKGLEAFMTVGCTTCHSGVALGGQMFQKFGLYGDYWVETKSDKVDKGLADLSKKETENYFFKVPGLRNIAHTGPYFHDGSVQDLKEAVRIMASLQTNITLTQEQIEDITVFLGSLSSDIPEEVKKSPF from the coding sequence ATGATTATCGGCTGTAAAAAGGATAAATCAAATGCGTTTGAATTTGTTCAAAAAGGTAATTCTGAATTGTTTACGCAAGCGCAAACGTTTTTTCAGCCCATTTCATCGGTAGAAGTACCTGCCTTAGATTCGGCAAAAGTAGCCTTAGGGAAGCATTTGTATTTTGATACCCGTTTGTCCAAAGAGGGCAATATCAGCTGCAATTCTTGCCATAACTTGAATACATACGGAGTAGATAATCTTGCTTTTTCTCCTGGGGACGATGGTTCTTTAGGTGGACGTAACTCTCCAACCGTTTTTCACGCAGCACTCCATAGCATGCAATTTTGGGATGGTCGTGCGAAAGATGTAGAAGAACAAGCAGGTGGACCAATTTTAAATCCAGTAGAACACAATATCAAAGATGAAAAGGAATTAGAAGAACGCTTGCGCAAAGTGGACTTATATAAAGAAATGTTTGCCGCAGTGTATCAAACGGATCAACAACCGATCACCTTTAAAAATATAACCAATGCCATCGGTGCTTTTGAGCGTACATTGATGCCTGCAAGCCGATTCGACGCCTATTTAGAAGGAGATCGTGATGCCTTAACAGCACAAGAGCAAAAAGGACTAGAAGCGTTTATGACAGTGGGATGCACCACTTGTCACAGCGGTGTGGCTTTAGGTGGTCAAATGTTTCAAAAGTTCGGTCTTTATGGCGATTATTGGGTAGAAACAAAATCAGATAAAGTGGACAAAGGATTGGCCGATTTAAGTAAAAAAGAAACTGAAAATTATTTCTTTAAAGTGCCTGGGTTGAGAAATATCGCCCATACAGGGCCTTATTTCCACGATGGATCGGTTCAAGATTTGAAAGAAGCAGTTCGCATTATGGCGAGTTTACAAACGAATATTACCTTGACGCAAGAACAAATAGAGGATATCACCGTGTTTTTAGGTAGTTTGTCTAGTGATATCCCAGAGGAGGTGAAAAAATCACCGTTTTAG
- a CDS encoding DUF721 domain-containing protein, with translation MNKNNPYNRNKISPRVREGKGISELLQLFRTENNLDQGLNEFDVYEAWKAVLGPGIISYTQDVAFKRGTLYVKLSSSIVRDELSYGKDKIVKMLNEELKRELITAIVLR, from the coding sequence GTGAATAAAAACAATCCTTATAACCGCAATAAAATTAGTCCTCGTGTGCGCGAAGGCAAGGGAATATCTGAATTGTTACAGCTGTTTAGAACTGAAAACAACTTGGATCAAGGATTGAATGAGTTTGACGTATACGAAGCTTGGAAAGCAGTGCTAGGGCCTGGTATTATTTCATACACCCAAGATGTGGCTTTTAAACGTGGAACGTTGTATGTCAAATTATCGTCTTCTATTGTTCGGGATGAATTGAGTTACGGGAAAGATAAAATTGTGAAGATGTTAAACGAAGAATTAAAACGAGAGCTTATCACAGCTATCGTTTTGAGATAA
- a CDS encoding RrF2 family transcriptional regulator, translating into MFSKACEYAIRSVVFIAVSSLEETRVGFKEIAKEIDAPEAFVAKILQKLVKGGIIESMKGAGGGFEIPVQELEHIKLCEVVNVIDGDSIYKGCGLGLAQCSETHPCPVHFKFKSIRNELKQMLETTSLKELANGTKSGDTFLKI; encoded by the coding sequence ATGTTTTCAAAAGCTTGTGAATACGCGATTCGTTCGGTTGTTTTTATTGCAGTATCATCACTGGAAGAAACGCGTGTAGGGTTTAAAGAAATTGCAAAAGAAATAGATGCTCCAGAAGCATTTGTCGCTAAGATTTTACAAAAGTTAGTCAAAGGCGGGATCATTGAATCAATGAAAGGAGCAGGAGGGGGATTTGAAATACCCGTGCAGGAACTGGAGCATATTAAACTGTGTGAAGTCGTCAATGTTATAGATGGTGATTCGATTTATAAAGGTTGTGGATTAGGCTTAGCACAATGTTCCGAGACACATCCTTGTCCAGTACATTTTAAATTCAAATCGATTCGCAATGAGCTAAAGCAAATGTTAGAAACAACGTCCTTGAAAGAGTTAGCCAATGGTACCAAGTCTGGTGATACTTTTTTAAAGATATAA